In the Ictalurus punctatus breed USDA103 chromosome 7, Coco_2.0, whole genome shotgun sequence genome, one interval contains:
- the LOC128633124 gene encoding E3 ubiquitin-protein ligase TRIM39 codes for MEQPLSFSRDSSSLLSEDQLQCSICLDVFTDPVTTPCGHNFCKSCLTQCWEKSQHCYCPLCKEKFTKRPELKINTTLREVADHFKKKCGPDKPEVLCDACTGKKLKALKSCLDCCASFCKTHLEPHNNIPKLKKHKLINPVENLEDYICQKHERPLGLFCRDDQMFVCKFCTEGDHKNHNTVPIEEESRERKTQLGKTQTDVQKMIQDRQKKIREIKHSVDLSKRSTEKEKADSVEVFTALIRSIERSQAELLEVMEEKQKAAERQAEGLIKELEQEITVLKRRDTELEQLSHTEEHLHLLQIYSSVCSPPHTKNWTEISINTDLSGDTVRTALSQLQKTLNEKLTKTLNDKLKETGEDSVDVTLDPDTAHPYLILSADGKQVTHGDTRQDLPDTPQRFNPCVCVLGKQSFSSGRFYYEVQVRGKTAWDLGVAKESINRKGDITLTPQNGFWTVGLRNENQYKACAGPPVSLTLREKVEKMGVFVDYEEGLVSFYDVKSSSLIYSFTGQSFTEKLYPYFCPCSNAGGKNSAPLIISPVFNTE; via the exons ATGGAACAGCCACTATCAT TTTCTCGTGACTCCAGCAGTCTCCTGTCTGAAGATCAGCTGCAGTGTTCAATCTGTCTGGATGTATTCACTGATCCAGTCACCACTCCATGTGGACACAACTTCTGCAAGAGCTGCCTTACACAGTGCTGGGAGAAGAGTCAACACTGTTACTGTCCATTATGTAAAGAGAAATTCACCAAGAGACCTGAACTGAAGATTAATACAACACTGAGAGAGGTTGCAGATCACTTCAAGAAGAAATGTGGTCCTGACAAACCTGAGGTTCTTTGTGATGCCTGCACTGGAAAGAAGCTGAAGGCCCTGAAATCCTGTCTGGATTGTTGTGCAAGTTTCTGTAAAACTCATTTAGAGCCTCATAATAATATTCCAAAACTTAAGAAGCACAAATTAATAaaccctgtggagaacctggaggactaCATATGCCAGAAACATGAGAGACCTCTTGGGCTGTTCTGTAGAGATGATCAGATGTTTGTGTGTAAGTTCTGCACTGAAGGAGACCACAAGAATCACAACACTGTTCCTATAGAGgaggagagcagagagaggaag ACACAGCTGGGGAAAACACAGACAGATGTGCAAAAGATGATTCAGGACCGACAGAAAAAGATCAGAGAGATCAAACACTCAGTAGACCTCAGTAAA AGaagcacagagaaagagaaagcagacaGTGTTGAAGTCTTCACTGCTCTGATTCGCTCCATTGAGAGAAGTCAGGCTGAGCTGCTGGAGGTGAtggaggagaagcagaaagcagcagagaggcagGCTGAAGGACTCATTAAAGAGCTGGAGCAGGAAATCACTGTGCTAAAGAGGAGAgacactgagctggagcagctctCACACACTGAGGAGCATCTCCACCTCCTACAG ATTTACTCCTCCGTGTGCAGCCCTCCACACACCAAGAACTGGACTGAGATCAGTATTAACACTGATCTGAGTGGGGACACTGTGAGGACAGCTCTGTCTCAGCTTCAGAAGACTCTGAATGAGAAACTCACTAAAACACTCAATGACAAGTTAAAGGAAACAGGTGAGGA ctcagtggATGTGACTCTGGATCCTGATACAGCTCATCCATatctcatcctgtctgctgaTGGAAAACAAGTGACACATGGAGACACACGACAGGATCTCCCTGATACACCACAGAGGTTTAATccatgtgtctgtgttctgggAAAGCAGAGTTTCTCCTCAGGGAGATTTTATTATGAGGTGCAGGTCAGAGGGAAAACTGCGTGGGATCTCGGAGTCGCCAAAGAGTCCATTAACAGGAAGGGGGACATTACACTGACTCCTCAGAATGGATTCTGGACTGTGGGGCTGAGGAATGAGAATCAGTATAAGGCTTGTGCTGGTCCCCCTGTCTCcctcacactgagagagaaggtggagaagatgggggtgtttgtggattatgagGAGGGTCTGGTCTCCTTTTATGATGTGAAGTCCAGCTCTCTTATCTACTCTTTCACTGGTCAGTCTTTCACTGAGAAACTCTATCCTTACTTCTGTCCTTGTTCAAATGCAGGAGGTAaaaattcagcaccactgatCATCTCTCCTGTATTTAACACTGAATGA